Proteins found in one Anopheles aquasalis chromosome 3, idAnoAquaMG_Q_19, whole genome shotgun sequence genomic segment:
- the LOC126577402 gene encoding amyloid protein-binding protein 2-like, giving the protein MISELFNTMHKARFSGIRIVPENSPSLQQSCVRAFVESVLLRAEESEGSRERIAQLQFLPATLLTAILNRMCAYPALRGVLRDELADPVTFMKLFNGYAPDYGTLEKCLREGALCGRPQILKDLANGYCDMLRTTVLPTLRSSDSAAIMARALETLKFGAYLCEAGWCRAAVDVLSLTEELLALLTVQPPSLASAHRSTHRQLTVKCLVQLLRAQIGACLTSKATVTVGKLLSFVDGSAATGDSATLLVKVFLQLGNYYYHVQDLERCHFWALRALATLDAQAETATADSSSATPGVSGGDGDDDGDDDDGANSQLGDVIEVLQLIALFCVAKERHDLGNMLISQAVRRARAHYGSLHRRYADVLQHYGFALLRMNAILPAITAFTECLDIVGRVYGLLSPHAVVLEGYLAHCFYLRSHTTGRFDMALRHADAAIDLARQLMPGSRLVRRQLEATRDLILRGPDRTLVTKESEPSRERDYRPFTLHEIREKFYELDSSFERGEAVLPSPSCGVAC; this is encoded by the coding sequence ATGATCTCGGAACTGTTCAACACGATGCACAAGGCCCGCTTCAGCGGGATCCGGATCGTACCGGAGAACTCGCCCTCCCTGCAGCAgtcctgtgtgcgtgcgttcgtcgAGAGCGTCCTGTTGCGGGCGGAGGAAAGTGAGGGCAGCCGCGAGCGGATCGCGCAGCTGCAGTTCCTACCGGCGACGCTGCTCACCGCCATCCTCAACCGGATGTGCGCCTATCCGGCACTGCGCGGTGTGCTGCGCGACGAACTGGCCGATCCGGTCACCTTCATGAAGCTGTTCAATGGCTACGCACCGGATTACGGTACGCTGGAGAAGTGTCTCCGTGAGGGGGCCCTCTGTGGTCGCCCGCAGATCCTCAAGGATCTTGCCAACGGTTACTGTGATATGCTGCGCACCACCGTACTACCGACGTTGCGTAGCAGTGATTCGGCGGCCATCATGGCACGGGCCCTCGAGACGCTCAAATTCGGAGCCTATCTGTGTGAGGCCGGGTGGTGCCGAGCCGCCGTCGATGTACTGTCGCTGACGGAGGAACTACTGGCGCTGCTCACCGTCCAGCCACCATCGTTGGCATCGGCACACCGGTCAACCCATCGGCAGCTGACGGTCAAGTGTCTTGTGCAGCTACTGCGCGCCCAGATCGGTGCCTGTCTGACCTCGAAGGCGACCGTCACCGTCGGAAAGTTGTTGTCCTTCGTCGATGGATCAGCGGCCACCGGTGACAGCGCCACTCTTCTAGTCAAGGTGTTCCTGCAGCTCggcaactactactaccatgTGCAGGATCTCGAACGTTGCCATTTTTGGGCACTGCGTGCCCTCGCCACCCTCGACGCCCAGGCCGAAACGGCGACGGCCGACTCGTCCTCAGCGACGCCCGGAGTgagtggcggcgacggcgacgacgacggcgacgacgacgacggtgccaaCTCACAGCTCGGTGACGTCATCgaggtgctgcagctgatcgcGCTGTTCTGTGTGGCGAAGGAACGCCACGACCTTGGCAACATGCTGATCAGCCAGGCGGTGCGACGGGCTCGCGCCCACTACGGAAGTCTCCACCGGCGGTACGCCGACGTCCTTCAGCACTACGGGTTCGCGTTGCTGCGCATGAACGCGATCCTCCCAGCGATCACCGCCTTCACCGAGTGTCTCGACATCGTCGGCCGGGTGTACGGTCTGCTCAGCCCCCATGCCGTCGTACTGGAGGGCTACCTGGCGCACTGTTTCTATCTGCGTTCGCACACGACCGGCCGGTTCGATATGGCGCTAAGGCACGCGGACGCAGCGATCGATCTCGCCCGGCAGCTGATGCCGGGTAGCCGGCTCGTACGGCGGCAGCTCGAAGCGACGCGCGATCTGATCCTGCGCGGTCCCGATCGTACGCTGGTGACCAAAGAGAGTGAACCGTCGCGCGAGCGTGACTATCGGCCCTTCACGCTGCACGAAATCCGGGAGAAGTTCTACGAGCTGGACTCGTCGTTCGAACGGGGCGAAGCCGTCCTACCGTCACCGTcctgtggtgtggcgtgctAG